A genomic window from Fusarium falciforme chromosome 2, complete sequence includes:
- a CDS encoding Peroxisomal membrane protein PEX14 yields MAIREDLVASAAQFLQDPSVASSSVENRISFLRSKNLTQEEIDVALARTGGNAPPTPTPSYAGAPAGPPPPQQYYPPYPQHAWQPPPPPRRDWRDWFIMATVVSGVSYGVYSLGKRYIYPLVAPPTPEKLEQDKKSIEEQFDRAFTLVEQLAKDTESLKTAEKERTEKLDAAIADLETVMTDLKAANRRREDDANRIRDEVQSLKDAIPKALENQKGLTDGRLREINTELTSLKTLVSQRMSSSASTPTSSSFLRGAGGSVSGGASGVGSTSTPAASSSAPKANGEKTGAESSTTTPAAEVPKPTLPSAPLVNRSSSPLANMTGKKSIPAWQMAMANQNDTSSTQVKADEPKEAAASSSSS; encoded by the exons ATGGCTATTCGCGAAGACCTCGTGGCCTCTGCG GCGCAAT TCCTGCAGGATCCCAGTGTCGCATCGTCTTCCGTCGAGAACCGCATCTCGTTCCTGCGAAGCAAGAACTTGACCCAAGAGGAAATCGACGTTGCCCTGGCCCGAACAGGAGGCAATGCGCCGCCTACACCGACTCCTTCGTATGCCGGTGCTCCCGccggtcctcctcctcctcaacaatACTATCCGCCCTATCCACAGCATGCTTGGCAGCCGCCGCCTCCCCCAAGGAGGGACTGGCGGGACTGGTTCATCATGGCGACTGTAGTTAGCGGAGTTTCCTACGGAGTGTACTCTTTGGGCAAG CGCTACATCTACCCCCTGGTGGCACCCCCGACGCCAGAGAAGCTCGAGCAAGATAAGAAATCGATCGAAGAACAGTTTGACCGAGCCTTCACTCTTGTTGAGCAGCTCGCGAAGGACACCGAGAGCCTTAAGACGGCCGAAAAGGAGCGAACAGAAAAGTTGGATGCTGCGATTGCGGACCTCGAGACCGTCATGACGGACCTCAAGGCGGCCAATCGACGACGAGAGGATGATGCGAACCGAATCCGAGATGAGGTCCAGTCCCTCAAGGACGCGATCCCCAAGGCGCTTGAGAACCAGAAGGGGCTGACCGATGGCCGACTACGCGAGATCAACACTGAGCTTACCAGCCTCAAGACACTGGTTTCGCAGCGCATGTCCAGCAGCGCTTCGACTCCTAcaagctcaagcttcttGCGAGGTGCCGGCGGCAGTGTCAGTGGTGGTGCCAGCGGCGTCGGCAGCACGAGCACCCCGGCGGCTTCTAGCTCGGCCCCCAAGGCCAACGGAGAGAAGACCGGAGCCGAGTCCAGCACGACCACTCCCGCTGCTGAGGTTCCCAAGCCTACCCTCCCCTCGGCTCCCCTGGTCAACCGATCCTCGTCGCCTCTTGCCAACATGACTGGCAAGAAGTCTATCCCGGCCTGGCAGATGGCTATGGCCAACCAGAACGACACCTCGTCGACTCAGGTCAAGGCGGACGAGCCCAAGGAGGCGGCTGCtagcagctccagctcttAG
- a CDS encoding Lactamase-B domain-containing protein: MPRLLRPPTRQLWHQLQQTNTAAVQQQQTYSYSTSSSVASPTMASIANSASAKLTSTETGSQDASAPKTPISTTSIVSKIPGRSTIPAEAASNPHHEIKRGTVVGFKNPYPSWSGAPGFGTMLRRVVWPSITGDLKMPDTSPPTVPVVKPQWLPDRDSSDKLRATWLGHACYYVEFPSGLRVLFDPVFEDRCSPFTFMGPKRYTPRPCDIKDIPIVDAVVISHSHYDHLSHSSILEVQKHHPEAQFFVGLGLETWFRKTGIHHVTELDWWEDADLSVTVRDGDHTREMTARISCLPCQHTSARTLWDKDTTLWCSWAVRADEKSVWFGGDTGYRAVPAIPAGIDDYGADYEALPRCPQFKQIGELRGPFDLGLIPIGAYYPRVAFSAMHANPYDSVEIFCDTKCTRAMGIHWGTWALTMEEVLEPPKMLKEALRKKNIPEVGVFDICDIGESREF, encoded by the exons ATGCCGCGCCTGCTCCGTCCACCGACCCGTCAACTCTGGCATCAACTTCAACAGACAAATACAGCAGCCgtacagcagcagcagaccTACTCGTACTCTACCAGCTCATCGGTAGCTTCGCCCACCATGGCTTCCATCGCCAACTCAGCTTCCGCCAAGCTCACCTCCACCGAGACCGGCTCCCAGGACGCGTCCGCTCCCAAGACCCCCATCTCTACTACCTCAATCGTCTCCAAGATCCCCGGCCGGTCTACCATTCCTGCAGAAGCCGCCTCGAACCCCCATCATGAGATCAAGCGCGGTACTGTAGTGGGATTCAAGAACCCTTATCCTTCATGGAGTGGTGCTCCAGGTTTCGGCACCATGCTCCGACGGGTCGTCTG GCCTTCCATCACCGGCGATCTCAAGATGCCCGATACCAGCCCTCCTACCGTTCCCGTCGTCAAGCCCCAATGGCTCCCTGATCGTGATAGCTCCGACAAGCTTCGCGCAACCTGGCTAGGCCATGCCTGCTACTACGTCGAGTTCCCCTCAGGTCTGCGGGTGCTCTTCGATCCCGTCTTCGAGGACCGCTGCTCTCCCTTTACCTTTATGGGCCCCAAGCGATACACCCCACGACCCTGCGATATCAAGGACATTCCCATCGTCGACGCCGTCGTCATCAGCCACTCCCATTACGACCACCTTTCCCACTCCTCCATTCTAGAGGTCCAGAAGCACCACCCAGAAGCCCAGTTCTTTGTCGGCCTCGGCCTGGAGACGTGGTTCCGCAAGACGGGCATCCACCACGTTACTGAGCTCGACTGGTGGGAGGATGCCGATCTCAGCGTGACCGTTCGAGACGGAGACCATACTCGCGAGATGACTGCCCGCATCTCGTGTCTGCCCTGCCAGCACACATCAGCTCGTACGCTCTGGGATAAGGACACGACCCTCTGGTGCTCATGGGCTGTTCGCGCCGACGAAAAGTCGGTCTGGTTCGGTGGCGACACTGGATACCGTGCTGTTCCAGCCATCCCTGCCGGAATCGACGACTACGGTGCCGACTACGAAGCTCTCCCCAGGTGCCCACAGTTCAAGCAGATTGGCGAGCTCCGCGGACCTTTCGATCTCGGCCTGATCCCCATTGGCGCATACTACCCTCGCGTGGCCTTCTCGGCTATGCACGCCAACCCGTACGACTCGGTCGAGATCTTTTGCGACACAAAGTGCACCCGCGCCATGGGCATCCACTGGGGCACGTGGGCGCTGACCATGGAGGAGGTGCTCGAGCCGCCCAAGATGCTCAAGGAGGCGTTGCGCAAGAAGAATATCCCCGAGGTTGGAGTCTTTGACATTTGCGACATTGGTGAGAGCAGAGAGTTTTAA
- a CDS encoding Kinetochore protein NDC80 yields the protein MSQDTGLWSVRRPRDTLGGISANSAIPQPGSTMKRSGSNTGANYPGSHVRSMSGSRQSLALPRPSQPLFKRSSSGTNLADLGLSSVKRSSFQPKPTFTPGATTTRASTDGDRRSSVYRPRQSTAAPMTHQSFFQATPQPAGVPRDPRPLKDRAFQARIGQEILEYMVNYNFEMEMKHVLSQNVLKSPTQKDFNYMFQWLYHRIDPSYRFQKSIDQEVPPLLKQMRYPFERSITKSQISAVGGQNWSTFLGLLHWMMQLAQMLDGYANCSYDEACMESGVDVSGDRIIFDFLSNGYRDWLAMDDDMGDEEAERVLAPHVQSMAAAFERSNSKYTSQLEMLEAENARLLKEIEDLEKSTPDPAVLDNHFKIMEEDKIKFEEYNALAMQRSEKYESRSQVLQEELDKLLEELQEAEDERRGLQKAVDAQGISMQDIDRMTAERERLQKGIESAGQRLEEVKKKVSEKEIDASRKLDELERMVDRYNTVAYQIALIPSTAANAKGEEFELQVMVNDSSDLTSSNFKGSTGAASSDRLLADHATGYQPGHILNLDLRGKIRKSFLSLRKEISERRSAAMDEMMKDHDLLDGIKEAIEDRRSAVEALNHRVRAAEEEYEKTKEITTAQKLASDAQIEKMEKELSRMRAGLSDSVQVLEQREINTTIEYEQLVLRANALREELHTEIDRMLNDVIKFKIHVQKNLDDYEGFVADELEKELGSEEMGEDTRQVDM from the exons ATGTCCCAAGATACGGGCCTGTGGAGTGTCAGAAGACCCAGAGAT ACCCTTGGAGGTATCAGCGCAAACAGCGCCATTCCACAGCCTGGTTCGACTATGAAGCGATCCGGCTCCAACACTGGCGCCAATTACCCGGGCAGTCATGTTCGGTCCATGTCGGGATCTAGGCAATCCCTCGCCCTGCCGCGCCCAAGTCAACCTCTTTTCAAGCGTTCGTCGTCTGGAACCAACCTCGCCGACCTTGGTCTGTCCTCAGTCAAGCGTTCCTCGTTCCAACCGAAGCCGACTTTTACTCCCggagcgacgacgacgcgaGCCTCCACCGATGGCGACCGACGTAGCAGCGTATACCGGCCTCGCCAGTCGACGGCGGCTCCCATGACCCATCAGAGCTTCTTCCAGGCTACTCCCCAGCCTGCCGGTGTTCCCCGCGACCCCCGACCTCTAAAGGATCGCGCCTTTCAAGCTCGCATTGGACAAGAGATTCTGGAGTATATGGTGAACTATAAtttcgagatggagatgaagcaTGTTCTTTCACAGAATGTCCTCAAGTCACCGACGCAGAAGGACTTCAACTACATGTTTCAATGGCTCTACCACCGTATCGACCCCAGCTACAGATTTCAGAAGAGCATCGACCAGGAAGTGCCGCCTCTCCTGAAGCAGATGAGATACCCTTTTGAGAGAAGCATCACCAAGAGCCAGATCTCTGCCGTGGGAGGACAAAACTGGAGCACattccttggtcttcttcacTGGATGATGCAGTTGGCCCAGATGCTGGATGGCTACGCAAACTGCAGCTACGACGAAGCTTGTATGGAGAGCGGGGTCGACGTTAGCGGTGACCGCATCATCTTTGACTTTCTCAGCAACGGATACAGGGACTGGCTGGCCATGGACGATGATATGGGTGACGAGGAGGCGGAACGTGTTTTGGCACCTCATGTGCAGTCCATGGCCGCCGCATTTGAGCGGTCAAACTCGAAGTACACGTCACAACTTGAGATGCTCGAGGCGGAAAACGCGAGATTGCTGAAGGAGATTGAAGACCTGGAAAAGTCGACACCCGATCCAGCAGTCCTAGACAACCACTTCAAGATCATggaggaggacaagatcaagttTGAGGAGTACAATGCACTGGCCATGCAACGGTCAGAGAAGTACGAGAGCCGATCACAGGTTCTGCAGGAGGAGCTCGACAAACTACTGGAGGAGCTCCAAGAGGCTGAAGACGAGCGACGTGGTCTGCAAAAGGCTGTAGACGCTCAAGGGATCAGCATGCAGGATATTGACCGCATGACTGCGGAGCGAGAGCGGCTGCAAAAAGGCATCGAGTCAGCAGGCCAGCGACTAGAGGAagtgaagaagaaggtgTCGGAGAAGGAGATTGACGCAAGCCGGAAGCTAGACGAGCTCGAGCGGATGGTCGATCGGTACAACACCGTGGCATACCAGATCGCCTTGATCCCATCAACAGCAGCCAATGCCAAGGGAGAAGAGTTTGAACTCCAGGTTATGGTCAATGACAGCTCGGACCTCACGTCTTCCAACTTCAAGGGGTCTACAGGGGCGGCTTCGTCAGACCGGTTGCTGGCTGACCACGCGACTGGATACCAACCAGGACACATTCTTAACCTGGACCTCCGAGGCAAGATCCGCAAGAGCTTCTTGTCGCTGCGCAAGGAGATTTCAGAGCGTCGAAGTGCCGCAATGGACGAGATGATGAAAGACCACGACTTGCTGGACGGAATCAAAGAAGCCATTGAAGACCGGCGAAGCGCTGTGGAAGCACTCAACCACCGCGTACGCGCAGCAGAGGAGGAGTAtgagaagaccaaggagatTACAACAGCGCAGAAGCTGGCGTCTGATGCGCAAattgagaagatggagaaggagtTGTCACGCATGCGAGCTGGTCTGTCCGATTCAGTGCAGGTTCTGGAGCAACGCGAGATCAACACAACCATTGA ATACGAACAGCTTGTGCTCCGGGCCAACGCACTCCGTGAGGAGCTGCACACTGAGATTGACCGGATGCTCAACGACGTCATCAAGTTCAAGATTCACGTTCAAAAGAACCTAGATGACTACGAAGGCTTCGTGGCAGACGAGCTAGAAAAGGAGCTCGGCAGCGAGGAAATGGGCGAGGACACTCGACAAGTCGATATGTGA